A window of Hymenobacter siberiensis genomic DNA:
TGGGCGACGGCAAAAACCTAGGCTGCGATTTCCAGTACGTAGTGCAGGAAGTGCCCAACGGCCTGGCCCAGGCCTTCGTGCTGGGTGCCGATTTCATTGGCAAAGACAAGGTAGCCCTGGTACTTGGCGACAATATTTTCTATGGCGCGGGCCTGGAGGAATTGCTGAAGTCGAACAACGACCCCCAGGGCGGCGTGGTGTTCGCCTACCACGTGCACGACCCCGAGCGCTACGGCGTGGTGGAATTCGATGCCGACAAAAATGCCCTCAGCATCGAAGAGAAGCCGGAGAAGCCTAAGAGCAACTATGCCGTTCCCGGCCTTTATTTCTACGACAACGACGTGGTGGAAATCGCCAAAAACCTCGAAATGAGCCCGCGCGGCGAATACGAAATCACAGACGTGAACCGCGAGTACCTCAAGCGCGGCACGCTGAAAGTGGGCATCCTGGGCCGGGGCACGGCCTGGCTCGATACCGGCACGTTTGAAAGCCTGATGCAGGCGGGCGAATTCGTGAAAGTAATTGAGCAGCGCCAGGGCCTGAAAGTAGGTTCCATTGAGGAAGCCGCTTACCGCCAGGGTTTTATTGATGCCGACCAGCTCCGCGCCATTGCCGCCCCGTTGCGCAAAAGCGGCTACGGCGACTACCTGATGAACCTGCCCGACCAGCTGATGCTACAATAGTAAAATGGTAAATGAGTAAAGTTGACGTTCTGTCTGCACATTTTCAGGCAGTTGAACGTCAACTTTACTCATTTACTCATTTACTCATTTACTCATTTACTCATTTACTCATTTACTCATTTGCCATTTTACCTACTCGTCTAAGTACTGGTGCACGAATTTGATGGCCATGCTGCCCTCGCCCACGGCCGAGGCCACGCGGGCCATGGCCCCGGCACGGCTGTCGCCAGCGGCGAAGATGCCGGGCACGCATGTTTCTAAAAGATACGGCTCCCGGTCTTTTTTCCAGACTTCGGCGTAGCGCGGGTCTGTCACGAGGTCGCGGCCGGTGAGGAGGAAGCCTTTGCCGTCGCACAGCACCTGGTCGCACACCCATTCGGTGCTGGGCTTGGCCCCGATGAAGACAAATAGCGCGCGGGCCGGCCGCTTTTCGACGGTGCCATTCACGTCCACCATCACGGCTTCGAGGTAGTCTTGGCCGCATACTTCCTTGATTTGGGAGTATGGCAGCAGCTTGATATTGGGCGTAGTGCGAATCTGCTCAATGAGATACGTCGACATGCTGGCTGCAAGGTCGGCTCCGCGAATGACGATGAACACCCGGCGGGCGTAGGTGGCCAGGTACATGGCCGCCTGCCCGGCCGAGTTGCCGCCGCCCACGATGTACACGTCCTGCTCATCGCAGCTGCGGGCTTCGGTGCGGGCCGCGCCGTAGTACACGCCCGCGCCGCTCAGGCGCTCCATGCCCGGTACGTCGAGGGTGCGGTAGCTCACGCCGGTGGTGAGGACTACGGCTTTGGTGCTGATTTCACGCCCATCGCTCAGGGTCAGGACTTTGTAGCCGTCCTGAATGCAGAGTTCGGCCACTTCCTGCGGGGCCAGGAACTCGGCCCCGAGGCGCACGGCCTGGGTCCAGGCACGAAAGGCCAGGTCGGCCCCGCTCAGGCCGGTGGGGAAGCCCAGGTAGTTTTCGATGCGCGAGCTGGTGCCAGCCTGCCCGCCGGGCGTCTGGCGCTCGATGATGAGGGTTTTGAGGCCTTCGCTGGCGCCGTACACGGCGGCGGCCAGCCCCGACGGCCCGGCGCCCACTACCACCACGTCGTACAGGTCCTGCAAAGGTTGGTTGGCGATGTTCAAATGCTCGGCCAGGGCGGCTTTGGTAGGATTGGCCACGGCCTGGCCATCGGCGCAGATAACCAGCGGTAAGTCGGTGGACGTGAAGCCCCGTGCTTTCACCAAGGCTTTGGCTTCGGGGCTGGTTTCGTAGTCGAGCCACTGGTAGCCCACCATGTAGCCGCTCAGAAAATCCTTGAGCTCGTGCGAGAGCGGCGACCATTGAAAACCAATGAGCCGGATGCCCCCAAACTTAGGCCTGTAGGCGGCCTGCCAGGCCGTGAGCAAATCGTGCAGAATCGGATAAAGCAGATTTTCGGGCGGGTCCCAGGGCTTCATCAGATAATGGTCAAGCCGGGCCGAGTTGATGGCGCGCACGGCGGCCTCGGTATCGGCGTAGGCGGTGAGCAGCACGCGCTTGGCATCCGGGAAAAATTCGCGCGAGGCCGTGAGCAGCTCCACGCCTTCCAGCTCGGGCATGCGCTGGTCGGCCACGATGAGGGCCAGCGGTTCCTCCTTCTCATAAAGCTCCTTGATGGTGGCCAGCGCCTCGGGGCCGGAATTCACGCGCAGAATGCGGTACTCGGCGCTAAACTCCTGGCGCAGGTCGCGGGCAATGGCGGCCAGTACCTGCGGGTCGTCGTCAACGGCGAGGATGATGGGTTTTTTGTCAGGCATAATACAGATGCTGAATTAATTAGCTATTGGCAGCCAGGCGCAGAATTCGGTGTAGTCGGGTGCCGACTCAACCTCCAGCCGCCCATCGTGCTGCCGGATAATCTGCTGCGCAATGTCGAGGCCGAGCCCCGAGCCGTCGCCGGCTTGCTTGGTAGTATAGAAAGGCTCGAAGATGTGCGGCAGCACGTCGGCCGGAATGCCGGTGCCGTTGTCAATCAAAAATACGCGCACAAAGCCGCCTTCCAGCGCGGTGCGCAGCGTGATTTCGCCGCCCTGCGCGGGCAGTGCATCAATGGCATTATCAAGCAGGTTGGTCCACACCTGGTTGAGGCTACTTACCTGCCCGCGAATAGCAGGAAGGCCGGCCGCATAATCGCGGACAACCCGCACATTCTTTTGCCGCAGCTGGAAGCCGAGCATATTGAGAGTGCTTTCCAGGCCAACCGTTACGTCGATGGGTTCGAAGACGCCGGCGCGGTCCATGTGCGAGTACGTTTTCACATCGGCCACCAGCTTGCTGATGCGGCCGCCGGCCTCCTGCACGTCGCGTACCAGCTGCATGGTGGTGAGCTGGCCTTCGAGCCAGGCAAAAGCCGCCGGGCGGGCGGCGGGCGGCAGCAGTTCGGCCACGGCGGCCAGAGCGGCGGGCAAGAGGCCGGCTTCGAGCAGGGCGGGGGCGAGGTGGTAGCCGTTGGGCACGCCGTGGGTGGCGAGCCAGTCGGCCAGCTCGTCTTCGCGGTCGGCGCGGGCCAGGGCACTTTGTGGGGGCTGGGCTTCGGCGGTGGGCACGGCTAAGGCGGTGAGGGCCAGCATGGCGGCGGGTGAGGGGCAATGGCTCACCAGCTCCACAAACAGGGCGGGCTTGGCCCCCACGCGGTTGGCCAGGGCCTGGGCGGCGCGGGCAATGGCGGCGGCGGGGTTGTTCAGCTCGTGGGCCAGGCCGGCCGAGAGCTTGCCCAGGGCGCGCAGCTTGTCATCGCGCTCCTGGCTGCGCACCTGGTCGCGGCTGCGGTCGTTCATAATGCCCACGAGGCGCTGCACCAGCTCGGGGCTGACTTGCTCCAGGGCCGGAAAATGGTCGCGGTGCAGCAGGTAAAGCACCGTTTCGCCGGTGGCGGTGCCCTGGTTTTTTACTTCGCGCAGCCGGGAATAAGGCAGCACGCCCGATACCTGGCCGGTTCCGACGCGGAACACCGGCGTGGACGGTCCGCCCTGCCCAGCGTAGAACTGAATGCCGCCGCGCACTACGGCCATCATAAAGTCGGCGGCCGCGCCTGCTTCGATAATGACTTCATTGGGTGCGTAGCGGTTGGCCTCGCCGTGGGCCAGCAGCCACGTTAGCGTGTCGGGCGCCAGGCCAGCGAAGGCGATGATGGGGGCGAAGTCGGCGGCGGTGAGGACGAGGGGTTC
This region includes:
- the rfbA gene encoding glucose-1-phosphate thymidylyltransferase RfbA, with the protein product MKGIILAGGSGTRLHPLTLAVSKQLMPVYDKPMIYYPLSILLSAGIREVLIITTPHDQEQFKKLLGDGKNLGCDFQYVVQEVPNGLAQAFVLGADFIGKDKVALVLGDNIFYGAGLEELLKSNNDPQGGVVFAYHVHDPERYGVVEFDADKNALSIEEKPEKPKSNYAVPGLYFYDNDVVEIAKNLEMSPRGEYEITDVNREYLKRGTLKVGILGRGTAWLDTGTFESLMQAGEFVKVIEQRQGLKVGSIEEAAYRQGFIDADQLRAIAAPLRKSGYGDYLMNLPDQLMLQ
- a CDS encoding ATP-binding protein, yielding MPEPLVLTAADFAPIIAFAGLAPDTLTWLLAHGEANRYAPNEVIIEAGAAADFMMAVVRGGIQFYAGQGGPSTPVFRVGTGQVSGVLPYSRLREVKNQGTATGETVLYLLHRDHFPALEQVSPELVQRLVGIMNDRSRDQVRSQERDDKLRALGKLSAGLAHELNNPAAAIARAAQALANRVGAKPALFVELVSHCPSPAAMLALTALAVPTAEAQPPQSALARADREDELADWLATHGVPNGYHLAPALLEAGLLPAALAAVAELLPPAARPAAFAWLEGQLTTMQLVRDVQEAGGRISKLVADVKTYSHMDRAGVFEPIDVTVGLESTLNMLGFQLRQKNVRVVRDYAAGLPAIRGQVSSLNQVWTNLLDNAIDALPAQGGEITLRTALEGGFVRVFLIDNGTGIPADVLPHIFEPFYTTKQAGDGSGLGLDIAQQIIRQHDGRLEVESAPDYTEFCAWLPIAN
- a CDS encoding FAD-dependent oxidoreductase, with the translated sequence MPDKKPIILAVDDDPQVLAAIARDLRQEFSAEYRILRVNSGPEALATIKELYEKEEPLALIVADQRMPELEGVELLTASREFFPDAKRVLLTAYADTEAAVRAINSARLDHYLMKPWDPPENLLYPILHDLLTAWQAAYRPKFGGIRLIGFQWSPLSHELKDFLSGYMVGYQWLDYETSPEAKALVKARGFTSTDLPLVICADGQAVANPTKAALAEHLNIANQPLQDLYDVVVVGAGPSGLAAAVYGASEGLKTLIIERQTPGGQAGTSSRIENYLGFPTGLSGADLAFRAWTQAVRLGAEFLAPQEVAELCIQDGYKVLTLSDGREISTKAVVLTTGVSYRTLDVPGMERLSGAGVYYGAARTEARSCDEQDVYIVGGGNSAGQAAMYLATYARRVFIVIRGADLAASMSTYLIEQIRTTPNIKLLPYSQIKEVCGQDYLEAVMVDVNGTVEKRPARALFVFIGAKPSTEWVCDQVLCDGKGFLLTGRDLVTDPRYAEVWKKDREPYLLETCVPGIFAAGDSRAGAMARVASAVGEGSMAIKFVHQYLDE